DNA from Amorphoplanes friuliensis DSM 7358:
CGAAGAGCAACGGCGGCGGTGTCGCCGTCTACGACGCCGGCGCGGACGCCGAGATGCCCGACCGCATGCAGCTCTTCGCCGACCTGCGGGCCCTGCTCGACGGTGGAGACCCCCACGGTCAGCTGCGGCTCTACTACCAGCCCCAGGTACGCCTGAGCGACGGCGCCGTGACGTCCGTGGAGGCGCTGGTCCGCTGGCTGCACCCGGAGCGTGGCCTGCTCATGCCGGGCACGTTCCTCCCGATCGCCGAACGTGGCGGTCTCGAGGTCCGCCTGACCTACCACCTGCTCGGTGTGGCTGTCCGCCAGGCCGCGGAGTGGCTGCGTGAGGACCGGCCGCTGAGCGTCTCGGTCAACGTGTCACCGGGCTGCCTGATCGATCCGGGCTTCGTGGCCCGGGTGCTGGCCGCGGCCGGCGAGGCCGGGCTCCCGCCGCACCTGCTGTGCCTGGAACTCACCGAGACCAGCATCATGGCCGACCCGGACCGGGCGGTCCGCGCCCTGCACGAGGTCCGTGAGCACGGCATCAGCGTCTCCGTCGACGACTTCGGCACCGGTTTCAGCTCGCTGTCCCAGCTGCGCCGGGTCCCGGCCGACGAACTGAAGGTCGACCGCACCTTCGTCCGCGATCTGACCGCCGGCACCCCGGACGCGGTCATGGTGCGAAGCGCGATCGAGCTCGGCCACAACCTCGGGCTCTCCGTGGTCGCCGAGGGTGTCGAGGACGAGGAGGCCCTGCTGCGGCTGCGCGAGATGAACTGCGAGTACGCCCAGGGCTACGTCCTGAGCCACCCGGTCCCCGCGGACAAGCTCAGGGACGCCTGCGACCGGGCGCAGGCCGTGGTCACCGCGGTGCTGGTGGCCTGATCTTCCTGGCGGTGCAGGCCGGCTCCCCGGCGGGCGGCGCGGTGACCGCCGCCGGGGAGCCGGTGGGTCAGCTGCTCATGACCAGTTCGGCCCGTTCCCAGGCGCGGTGCAGGCCCAGCGCGGTGGTGAGCTGCTTGCGGTAGGCGGCGGTCATGCCGTCCGCGAGCAGGACGCCGGGTGCTCCGGTGTCGATGCCGGCGGTCCGCAGCGCCTCGGCGCCGTCGCCCCAGGCGCCGATGGCCTTCGCGTGCCGGAAGGCCTCCTGCAGCAGGACGGTCAGCTTGATGTCCTTGAGGTTGCCGGCACCACCGGCGATCAGCAGCGCGTCGAACTCGATCGAGCGTGTGGTCAGGAACGTGCGCTCGATGATCTCCTCACGGGTGCCCTTCCTGAGAGTGCCGCCGATCGGGGAGATCACCCGCAGGACCGCACCCTCCGCCGTCAGAGCCGCACGCAGCTTGGCGATCCCGGCCAGGTCGGCGCCGGGACCGGCGACCACACCGACCACGCGGCCGGCGATGGGGCCCGGCACACCGGTGATCTGCGAGAGCGCCGGGGAAGGCCGGACATCGGTGGCGGGCGTGCCCTGCGGCGCCGGCAGGCCGAGACCGGCGGCCACCTGGGCACACAGGTCGGTGTCGACCTCGGCCAGCACGGTCAGCATCCGTTCCCGGATGGGCTGCTCGTAGACCTTGCCCAGTTCGAAGGTGAACGCCTCGATCAGGTGGACCTTCTCGATCCCGCTCATGCTGGCGTAGAACATGGTCGCCTGCGAGAAGTGGTCGTCGAACGAGACCGGGTTGGCGCGGACCTTGGGCCCCTCGACCAGGCGCGGCACCTGGACGTAGCCGCCCTCGGGCCGCGGACCTTCGGTGCCGGCCAGGGAGTTGGGCAGGTACGGGGCGATCCCGCGGTGCACCACCGCCTGGTGCATGCCGTCCCGGAGATTGTCGTTGACCGGGGCGTGCGGGCGGTTGATCGGCAGCTGCGCGAAGTTCGGGCCGCCGAGCCGGGTCAGCTGCGTGTCGAGGTACGAGAACATGCGCGCCTGCATCAGCGGATCGTTGGTGATCTCGATGCCCGGCACCAGGTGCCCGGTGTGGAAGGCCACCTGCTCCGTCTCGGCGAAGTAGTTGTCCGGGTTGCGGTTCAGCGTGAGCAGTCCCAGGGGCTGCACCGGCGCCAGTTCCTCCGGGACGATCTTCGTCGGGTCGAGCAGGTCGATGCCCTCGAAGGTCTCCTCGTCGCTGTCCGGGAACACCTGGACGCCCAGCTCGTACTCGAAGAAGGCGCCGGCGTCGATGCCGTCCGCGAGGTCACGCCGGTGGAAGTCCGGATCCGTACCGGCAGCCAGCTGTGCCTCCTCCCAGACGAGCGAGTGCACCCCGGCGACCGGCTTCCAGTGGAACTTGACCAGGTGCGTGCCGCCGTCCGCGTCGACGAGGCGGAACGTGTGCACCCCGAAGCCCTCCATCGTGCGGTACGACCGCGGGATGCCCCGGTCGGACATCGCCCACATGACGTGGTGGGTCGCCTCGGTGTGCAGCGAGACGAAGTCCCAGAACGTGTCGTGCGCGGACTGCGCCTGGGGGATCTCCCGGTCCGGATGGGGCTTGCCGGCGTGGATGATGTCGGGGAACTTGATGCCGTCCTGGATGAAGAAGACCGGCATGTTGTTGCCGACCAGGTCGACGTTGCCCTCGTCGGTGTAGAACTTCACCGCGAAGCCGCGCACGTCCCGCACGGTGTCGGCGGAGCCGCGCGAGCCCAGCACGGTCGAGAAACGCACGAAGACCGGCGTCTCCTTGCCCTCCTCGGCCAGGAAACGCGCCTTGGTGACCGAGGCCGCGCTGCCGTACGCCTTGAAGACGCCGTGCGCGGCCGCACCACGGGCGTGCACCACACGCTCCGGGATGCGTTCGTGGTCGAAGTGGGTGATCTTCTCGCGGAGGTGGAAGTCCTCGAGCAGCGACGGTCCGCGTGGCCCGGCCTTGAGCGAGTGGTCGGTGTCGCCGATCCGCAGTCCCTCGGCCGTGGTCAGGAACTCCCCGCTCTGCAGCCCCTGCTCGGGCGCCAGGGCGCCGGCCAGCGGTGTGGTCCCGGCCGGATCCTTCTCCGCCGGTGCCGGGGTGGTGGGCTGCGACTTGCGCGGGCGCTTCACTGCCATGAACGGGGTCCTCGTCTCCAGGTGGGCATGCTCCTCCGGGGTGCCCTGCGCGATACGCCCCAAACGCCAGGAGATGATCAAACCGGCCGGGCCGGCCCACCCACGAAGGCGAGAGCTCTCGCCGCCACCTCGGTGCCGGCGGTGGTCACCGCGTTGTGGGCGGCACCCGGGATCTCCCCGGTCGCACCCCGCGGTGCGAGCAGCCCGGCGTCGCGGGCCCAGCGGGGCGGGACGATCGGGTCGTGCTCGCCGCGCAGCACCAGGACCGGCTGGGTCACGAGCGGCAGCCGCTGCTCGATCCGGTGGCGCACCGACAGCCGCAGGGTGGTGAGCACCCGGCGGATTCCCGCGTCGCGGACGTCGGCCGCGATGAGGGCCGCCTGACGCGGATCCTCGCGGGTCAGATCGAGCAGCCAGCGCCCGGCCTGTCCGGCGGAGGTCGGCGCGTCCGGATCGACGGTCGGCCCGACCAGGACCAGCGCCGCGACCAGGTCGGGCCGCCGGATCGCCAGTTCGACCGCGACCTGGCACCCGAACGAGTTCGCCAGCACGGAGGCCGGGCCGATGCCCTCGGCGTCGAGCCAGGCCGCGATCACCCGGCTGTGGCCGACCACGTCGAGCACCGGCCGCGGTTTGACCGACAGCCCGAAGCCCACCAGGTCGGGGACGTGCACCGGACCGCCTTCCAGGGCCGCCGCGGTCGGCATCAGATAGCGGTGGGACACCGCGAGGCCGTGCAACAGCACCCAGGGGCGGCCGGTGGCCGCCGCCCTCGACCGGACGTGCAGGCGAAGGCCGGCGACCTCGACCCGGCGGCTGACGAAGCCCTGCGCCGGTCGTGGTGCCGCGGCGGCCAGCCGTCGCTGGGACGTGGTCATCAGGGCCGGGGACATGCGCGGGCATTACCCCCGGCTGCTGCCGCCAACCACCTGGGCAGCGAAGGGGCCGCCGGCGGAGAAGGCGAGCCCGGCGAAGCGTTCACCGATGCGGCGGTGGGTCGCGGCGTCCGGGTGGAGGTCGTCGGGCAGGGGCAACTCGTCGGCGTCGGCCGGGCCGTAGAGGCCCAGACCGTCCAGGAAGTGCAGGTTCGGGTCGTCGGTGGCCCGCTCCGCGACGATCCGGGCGAGCTCCGCCCGGATGACCTTCAGGGTCAGCTTGCCGGCCGCGCGTTCGGCCGGATCGCCCGTGGCGCGGAAGTGGAGCTCGCCCCGGCTCATCGCCTCGACGTCCACGGCGGCGGGGCCGGGCGTGTCCTCGTGGATCGGGCACAGGATCGGCGAGACGACCAGCAGGGGAGTGGTGGGCTGCCCCTCCCGGATGGTGTCGAGGAACCCGTGGACCGCCGGCCCGAACGCCCGCAGGCGCATCACGTCCGCGTTCACGATGTTGATGCCGATCTTGAGGCTGATCAGGTCGGCGGGGGTGTCTCGCAGCGCCCGGGCGGTGAACGGGTCGAGCAGGGCGCTGCCGCCCAGGCCGAGGTTGATCAGACTGACGCCGCCCAGCGAGGCGGCGATCGCCGGCCAGGTCGTGCTGGGACTGGCGGCGTTCGAGCCGTGGCTGATCGAGCTGCCGTGGTGCAACCAGACCCGGCCCTGCTCCTGGACGGGCTCCACGGGAGCATCCGTGCGCAACGCGACGAGCTCGGTGGTCTCGTTGTGCGGCAGCCAGATCTCGACCGTCTTGTCCTCGGCGGGCAGATCGGTGAAACGCACGGTGCCCACCGGCCCGGTACGCGACTCGGCCGCCCCGGTGGCCATGTCGATGACCAGGGTGTTGCCGCCGTCCACACTCGCCTGGCCGCTCAGCTTCCCGTCGACGACCAGGTCGTAGACGCCGTCGGGGCGCGGCGGTGCGCCCGCGTAGACGCGTCTGGTGGGCAGGGTGTCCAGCTCGACCGTGGTGGCCCGGGTCCGGAAGGCCAGGCGTACGCCGGAGGGCTGCGACTCGGCCATGAGCAGTTGCGGGTCGGCGCACTGGGCCCGGGCCCGCGCGGGCAGCCGGTGCGGCAGCAGACCGTGTTCGGTCGGTTCCAGTTCGAGGGCGCCACGCACCAGGCCGGCGGTGAGCGGTGTGGTGATCAGGTCAGGCATGGGGAGTTCCTCGTGTAGGGGTCGGTCAGGGCGCGGGCCGGCTGCGGAACGCTAGCTACCTACTGTGCAGCGCCTAATGCATGTAGGCAAGTAACTAAGAAGTGATGGTTGGCACCACGGTGCTCGAGTCAGGCGGAACACCCGGTGACGGTCGTTACAAACGGAAGCACCCGGACGGTGCGGGACGCTAGGTTCGGTCGTCGTAATGCCCATCTGCTTCATAGGATTAGACGGTGCGTTCGTGATTCGGATCGAGGGTCTGCGGAAGACCTATCACTCGCGGGGACGGGACGTCGTCGCCGTCGACGGCGTGGACCTGACCGTCCCGCAGGGCGAGATCTTCGGTGTCCTCGGCCAGAGCGGCGCGGGCAAGAGCACGCTGCTGCGCTGCGTGAACCTCCTCGAGCGGCCCGACGCCGGCACGGTGGTCGTCGACGGCGTCGACCTCACCGCTCTGCGCGAGAAGCAGCTGCGGGCGGCCCGGCGCCGCGTGGGCATGGTGCACCAGCACTTCGCCCTGCTCGCCTCGCGGACAGCCGCCGGCAACGTCGCCTTCCCCCTCGAGGTGACCGGCATGTCGCGGGCCGACCGGGCGCGCCGGGTGGCGGAGCTGCTCGACCTCGTCGGCCTGGGTGACCGCGCCTCGGCGTACCCCGCGCAGCTGTCCGGAGGGCAGAAGCAGCGGGTCGGCATCGCCCGCGCCCTCGCCGCCGGTCCGCAGGTGCTGCTCTCCGACGAGGCGACGTCCGCGCTCGACCCGGAGACGACCCGCTCGATCCTGGACCTGCTGCTCGACCTCAACCGCCGCCTGGGCCTGACGATCCTGCTGATCACCCACGAGATGGACGTGGTCAAGCGCGTCTGCCACTCCGCCGCGGTCATGCGCGACGGGCGGTTCGTCGAGTCCGGGCAGGTCGCCGAGCTGCTGCGCCGCCCGGACTCCGAGCTGGCCCGGGGACTGTTCCCGTTGCCACCGGCGGAGCCCCGGCCGGGGGAGACCGTCGTCGACGTCACCCTGAGCGGTGACACCGCCGACGAGCCGATCCTGGCCGGTCTCGCCCGGCGCTTCGACCTCGATGTCCGGATCCTGAACGGCGCCGTGGAGACCCTGGCCGCGACCCGCGCGGGCAGACTGCGCCTGGCTCTGCCCGGCAGCGCGGCCGAGACCGCGCCGGCCCTGGCCCACCTGCGGGAACGCGGCGTCCTGGTCACGGAGGCGGGCCGATGACCTTCTCCGAACTCAGCGACCTGATCGGGGTGGGCCTGCAGGAGACCGCGTGGATGGTCGGCGTCTCCACGCTGCTCACCGCGGTCGGCGGCCTGCTGCTCGGCATCCTGCTCGTGCTCACCGACCGTGGTGGGCTGCTGTCCGCGCCGCCGGTCAACGCACTGCTCGGCCTGATCGTGAACGTCGGCCGCTCGCTGCCATTCATCATCCTGCTGGTCGCGGTCATCCCGTTCACCCGCGCGGTCGTCGGCACGACCATCGGCACCACGGCGGCGATCGTGCCGCTGACCATCGGCGCCATCCCGTTCTACGCCCGGATCGTCGAGACCGCTCTCCGCGAGGTACCGCCGGACGTCGTCTCCGCTGCGGTCGCCATGGGCGCCTCCCGCCGCCAGATCATCGGCAAGGTCCTGCTGCGCGAGGCCCGTCCCGGTCTCGTGGCGGGTCTCACCATCACGGTCATCGCGCTCGTCGGCTACTCCGCGATGGCCGGGGTGGTCGGTGGCGGCGGCCTCGGTGATCTGGCGATCCGGTACGGCTACCAGCGCTTCGAGACCGACGTGATGATCGCGACCGTGGTGGTCCTGATCGTCTTCGTGCAACTGATCCAGACGCTGGGCGACGTCCTCGTCCGGCGGCTGTCCCACCGATAGAAAGGCACACCCCACATGCGCCACCGTTCGTTCGCCGCCTCCCTCGCCGCCGCCGGGCTCGTCCTCAGCCTGGCTGCGTGCGGAGGCTCCGACTCAGGCTCCGCCGCCGACGACACCCTCAAGGTTGGCGTCAGCCCGGTGCCGCACGCCGAGATCCTGAACTACGTCAAGGACAACCTGGCCGCCGCCGAGGGCCTGAAGCTGGAAGTGGTCGAGTTCAACGACTACATCCAGCCGAACGTGGCCCTGAGCGAGAAGCAGATCGGCGCGAACTACTTCCAGCACATCCCGTACCTGGACGAGGAGGTCGCGGCCAAGGGGTACAAGTTCACGGCCCTGAAGCCCGTCCACATCGAACCGCTCGGCCTCTACTCCAAGAAGGTCAAGACCCTGGCCGAGGTGCCCGCCGGTGGTGTCGTGGCCCTGCCCAACGACCCGTCCAACTCGGGCCGTGCCCTGAACCTGCTGGCGAAGAACGGCCTGATCACGCTCAAGGACGGTGTGGGCGTCAAGGCGACCGAGAAGGACATCGCCACCAACCCGAAGAACCTGTCCTTCAAGTCACTCGAGGCGGCCCAGCTGCCGCGCAGCCTCGAGGACACCGCGGTCTCGGTGATCAACGGCAACTACGCGATCCAGACGGGCCTCCAGCCGGCCAAGGACGCCCTTGCCCTCGAGGACGGTCAGGACAACCCGTACGCCAACCTGCTCGTGGTGCGTACGGGCGACGAGAACGACCCGCGCGTCGTCAAGCTGGAGAAGCTGCTGCACTCCGCCGAGGTCAAGAAGTTCATCGCCGACAAGTACCAGGGGTCGGTGCTCGCGGCGTTCTGACGACCCGGGCGGCGCCGGGACGGCCGGGCCGTTTCTGCTGGAGGCCGGCGGCCCCTGATCAGGGGTCGCCGGTGGTGCTTGTGGGGTCGCCGTGGTGCGTACCGGTCAGCAGGTGCCGTTGATGTTGCGCAGGAGGCGGTCGCTGATCTCGCCGAGCTGGCGCAGCTGTGCCGGAGTCAGAGCGTCGATGACCAGGCGGCGGACGTCCTCGACGTGGCCCGGGGCGGTGGCGACGAGCTTGGCGCGACCGTCCTCGGTGAGGATCGCGTTGGTGTAGCGGCCGTCGGACGGGTCGAGCTCGCGGCGGACCCACCCGCGGCGCTCGAGGCGCTTGATCAGGTGGGACATGCGGGACAGCGAGCCGCGCGCGAAACCGGCGAGGGTGCTGATGCGCATGGTGCCGCCGGGGGCGTCGGAGAGGGCGGCGAGGACGCCGTATTCGAACTGCGTCATGCCGGCCCTGCTCTGCATCTCGCCGTCGAGTTCGGCGGGCAGGACCACGAGCAGGGCGGACAGGCGCATCCAGGCCTGCAGCTGCTGCTCGTCGAGCCATCGTCCCTCGTTGCTCACGCGCCGATCATACCGTCACATCCGGTTGACCGTTCAAGTTGAAGCGTCTACCTTCTCGGTAGAACGTTCAACTCATTCGAAGGGTCATCCCCATGAACATCGCTCTGTGGATCGTCGCCGGCCTGCTCGCCGTCGCGTTCCTCTTCTCCGGCGGCATGAAGGTCGTCCGGAAGCGGGAAGACCTGCTCAAGGCCGGTATGGGCTTCGTCGAGGACTTCCCGCTGGGTGCTGTGCGCGCCATCGGAGCCCTGGAGGTGCTCGCCGCGATCGGCCTGATCCTGCCGGCCGTGCTCGACATCGCCACGGTCCTCGTCCCGCTGGCGGCCACCGGCCTGGCCCTGATGATGGTCGGCGCGATCATCGTCCACATCCGCCGCGGCGAGACCAAGGCCCTCGCACCCAACATCGTCCTGTTGCTCCTGGCCGTCTTCGTGGCCTGGGGCCGCTTCGGACCGTACGCGTTCTAAACAGGGGGTAGTTCGCGGCGGGCTGGTTCGATCCGTGCCACGATGAACGCGAAGGTTCAGGTCCAGGCGGGAGTCAAGGCAATGAGCGAACACGTTTCCGACAGCGCCGAGTGGCAGGCAGTGCAGGGGCACGCCGAGAAGTTCTCGAGCGTGCACCTGCGCGAGCTGTTCGACAGCGATCCACGGCGCGGCGAGCGGCTCACCGCCCAGGTGGCGGATCTCTACGTGGACTACAGCAAGAACCTGGTGACCGACGAGGTCCTCGCCGCACTGATCGCCCTCGCCGAGAAGGCGAAGCTGCGCGAGCGCATCGAGGCCATGTTCACCGGCGAACACATCAACGTCACCGAGGACCGCGCCGTGCTGCACACCGCGCTGCGCCTGCCGCGGGGTGCCGAGCTGGTCGTCGACGGTCAGGACGTCGCCCACGACGTGCACGAGGTCCTCGACCGGATGGGCGCCTTCACCGACCGCGTCCGGTCCGGCGAGTGGGTCGGCGCCACCGGCGAGCGGATCAAGACCGTGGTCAACATCGGCATCGGCGGGTCCGACCTCGGACCGGTCATGGCGTACGAGGCGCTCAAGGCCGACGCGAGCATCGAGTGCCGGTTCATCTCCAACATCGACCCGACGGACCTCTATCAGAAGACCCACGACCTGGACCCCGCGTCCACGCTGTTCGTGATCGTCTCGAAGACGTTCGGCACCCAGGAGACGCTGACCAACGCGACCGAGGCGCGCAACTGGCTGCTGGCCGGTCTCGGCGGCGACCAGTCCGCCGTGGCCAAGCACTTCGTCGCCGTCAGCACCAACGCGCAGCGGGTCGCCGACTTCGGCATCGACACCGAGAACATGTTCGGCTTCTGGGACTGGGTCGGCGGGCGCTACTCGCTGCCGTCCGCGGTCGGCCTGTCGGTGATGCTGGCCATCGGCAAGGAGAAGTTCGGCGAGCTGCTCGCCGGATATCACGTCGTCGACGAGCACTTCCGCACCACGCCGCTCGAGCAGAACGTCCCGGCGCTGCTGGGCCTGCTGAACGTCTGGTACGACACGTTCCTCGGTGCACAGTCGCACGCGGTCCTGCCGTACTCGCAGTACCTGCACCGCTTCGCCGCGTACCTCCAGCAGCTCACCATGGAGAGCAACGGCAAGCACGTCCGCCTCGACGGCGCCGCGGTGGACTACCAGACCGGCGAGGTCTTCTGGGGCGAGCCCGGCACGAACGGCCAGCACGCGTTCTACCAGCTGATCCACCAGGGTACGAAGCTCATCCCGGCGGACTTCATCGGCTTCAGCGTGCCCAACCACGACACCGGCGAGATGCACGACCTCTTCATGTCGAACTTCTTCGCCCAGACCGGCGCGCTCGCGTTCGGCCGCACGGCGGAGGAGGTCGCCGCCGAGGGTGTGCCGGCCCAGATCGTCCCGCACAAGGTGATGCCGGGCAACCACCCGACCACCACCATCCTGGCGGAGAAGCTCACCCCGGGCGTACTCGGCCAGCTCATCGCCCTGTACGAGCACATCACCTTCACCCAGGGCACGATCTGGGAGATCAACTCGTTCGACCAGTGGGGCGTGGAGCTCGGCAAGGTCATGGCCAACCAGCTGGCGCCGCTGCTCACCGCACCGTCAGCTCCCGCTTCGTCGGTCGACTCGTCGACCGACGCGTTGATCGCCCGGTACCGGGCCCAGCGCGGACGCTGATCGTCCTGATGCCGCACCACCGATTTTTGTCGGTGGTGCGGCATAGGCTGCGGCCGTGGAACTGACGACCTCGCAGGCCCTCGCCCTCCGGATGCGCAGCCTCCTCCTGACCGGCGACGGCCCCGGCACGGTGTCCGGCGTCGTGGAGTGGTTCGGCGCGATGCAGGCCCAGGACATGGCCAGCGGCCTCTGGTCCCTGGGGGCGCGGCTGCCTGCGTTCACGGTCTCCGACGTGAACGAGGCCCTGGAGCGCCGCGAGGCCATCCGCACCTGGCCGATGCGCGGCACCGTTCACCTGGTCCCGCCCGCTGACGCCCACTGGATGCTCGAGCTGATGGGCGCCCGGGCCCTGGCCGGCGTGGCCAAGCGCCGCGAGACCATCGGCCTGACCGAGGAGATGGCCGAACGCGGCGTCGAAATCCTCGGCACAGCCCTCAAAGGCAAAAGACTGACGCGAGCCGAATGCCTGACCACCCTGGCCGACGCGGGCATCCCGCCCGGCGGCCAGCTCGGCTACCACCTCCTCTGGTACGCCAGCCAGAAAGGCGTCACCTGCATCGCCCCGCACGTCGGCAAGGAGCAGACGTTCGTGCTGCTCGACGAGTGGGCGCCCCACCCCAACCGCCCGTCCCGCCCGGAGGCGCTGGGCATCATCGCGACCCGCTTCTTCCGCAGCCACGGCCCGGCAACCCGCGCCGACCTGGCCCGCTGGACCGGCCTGACGATGACCGACGTCAAGGCCGGCGTGGCCGAGGCCGGTGACGCCCTGACAACAGTGACAGTCGACGGCACCGAAATGATCGCCGACCCCTCGGCGCTGGACGCGGGCACCGTGCCGGAATGGGCGGCGTTGCCGGGCTTCGACGAATACATGCTGGGCTACAAGGACCGCACGATGATGCTCGACGAAGCCCACTTCCAGGCGGTGGTCCCCGGCGGCAACGGCATCTTCCAATCCACGATCGTCCGAAGTGGGCGGGTGGTCGCCACATGGAAGCGAACGCTGGGCAAGAAGGCGGTGGTGATCGACGTGTTTCCGCTGGTGGGGTTGAAGCCGGCGGAACGCAAGCAGGTGGAGGCGGCGCTGCAGCCGTACGCGAGGTTCGTGGAGCTGCCGGCTCAGGTCCGCTGGCCCTGATCGAAGCCTCCACCGGCCGTCTTGGCAGCCTTCCCCGTCCCGCATGCGGTCTGTCCATGT
Protein-coding regions in this window:
- a CDS encoding DoxX family protein; this encodes MNIALWIVAGLLAVAFLFSGGMKVVRKREDLLKAGMGFVEDFPLGAVRAIGALEVLAAIGLILPAVLDIATVLVPLAATGLALMMVGAIIVHIRRGETKALAPNIVLLLLAVFVAWGRFGPYAF
- a CDS encoding methionine ABC transporter permease gives rise to the protein MTFSELSDLIGVGLQETAWMVGVSTLLTAVGGLLLGILLVLTDRGGLLSAPPVNALLGLIVNVGRSLPFIILLVAVIPFTRAVVGTTIGTTAAIVPLTIGAIPFYARIVETALREVPPDVVSAAVAMGASRRQIIGKVLLREARPGLVAGLTITVIALVGYSAMAGVVGGGGLGDLAIRYGYQRFETDVMIATVVVLIVFVQLIQTLGDVLVRRLSHR
- a CDS encoding winged helix DNA-binding domain-containing protein — encoded protein: MELTTSQALALRMRSLLLTGDGPGTVSGVVEWFGAMQAQDMASGLWSLGARLPAFTVSDVNEALERREAIRTWPMRGTVHLVPPADAHWMLELMGARALAGVAKRRETIGLTEEMAERGVEILGTALKGKRLTRAECLTTLADAGIPPGGQLGYHLLWYASQKGVTCIAPHVGKEQTFVLLDEWAPHPNRPSRPEALGIIATRFFRSHGPATRADLARWTGLTMTDVKAGVAEAGDALTTVTVDGTEMIADPSALDAGTVPEWAALPGFDEYMLGYKDRTMMLDEAHFQAVVPGGNGIFQSTIVRSGRVVATWKRTLGKKAVVIDVFPLVGLKPAERKQVEAALQPYARFVELPAQVRWP
- the pgi gene encoding glucose-6-phosphate isomerase, whose translation is MSEHVSDSAEWQAVQGHAEKFSSVHLRELFDSDPRRGERLTAQVADLYVDYSKNLVTDEVLAALIALAEKAKLRERIEAMFTGEHINVTEDRAVLHTALRLPRGAELVVDGQDVAHDVHEVLDRMGAFTDRVRSGEWVGATGERIKTVVNIGIGGSDLGPVMAYEALKADASIECRFISNIDPTDLYQKTHDLDPASTLFVIVSKTFGTQETLTNATEARNWLLAGLGGDQSAVAKHFVAVSTNAQRVADFGIDTENMFGFWDWVGGRYSLPSAVGLSVMLAIGKEKFGELLAGYHVVDEHFRTTPLEQNVPALLGLLNVWYDTFLGAQSHAVLPYSQYLHRFAAYLQQLTMESNGKHVRLDGAAVDYQTGEVFWGEPGTNGQHAFYQLIHQGTKLIPADFIGFSVPNHDTGEMHDLFMSNFFAQTGALAFGRTAEEVAAEGVPAQIVPHKVMPGNHPTTTILAEKLTPGVLGQLIALYEHITFTQGTIWEINSFDQWGVELGKVMANQLAPLLTAPSAPASSVDSSTDALIARYRAQRGR
- a CDS encoding MarR family winged helix-turn-helix transcriptional regulator, which translates into the protein MSNEGRWLDEQQLQAWMRLSALLVVLPAELDGEMQSRAGMTQFEYGVLAALSDAPGGTMRISTLAGFARGSLSRMSHLIKRLERRGWVRRELDPSDGRYTNAILTEDGRAKLVATAPGHVEDVRRLVIDALTPAQLRQLGEISDRLLRNINGTC
- a CDS encoding methionine ABC transporter ATP-binding protein, which codes for MIRIEGLRKTYHSRGRDVVAVDGVDLTVPQGEIFGVLGQSGAGKSTLLRCVNLLERPDAGTVVVDGVDLTALREKQLRAARRRVGMVHQHFALLASRTAAGNVAFPLEVTGMSRADRARRVAELLDLVGLGDRASAYPAQLSGGQKQRVGIARALAAGPQVLLSDEATSALDPETTRSILDLLLDLNRRLGLTILLITHEMDVVKRVCHSAAVMRDGRFVESGQVAELLRRPDSELARGLFPLPPAEPRPGETVVDVTLSGDTADEPILAGLARRFDLDVRILNGAVETLAATRAGRLRLALPGSAAETAPALAHLRERGVLVTEAGR
- a CDS encoding GDSL-type esterase/lipase family protein; its protein translation is MPDLITTPLTAGLVRGALELEPTEHGLLPHRLPARARAQCADPQLLMAESQPSGVRLAFRTRATTVELDTLPTRRVYAGAPPRPDGVYDLVVDGKLSGQASVDGGNTLVIDMATGAAESRTGPVGTVRFTDLPAEDKTVEIWLPHNETTELVALRTDAPVEPVQEQGRVWLHHGSSISHGSNAASPSTTWPAIAASLGGVSLINLGLGGSALLDPFTARALRDTPADLISLKIGINIVNADVMRLRAFGPAVHGFLDTIREGQPTTPLLVVSPILCPIHEDTPGPAAVDVEAMSRGELHFRATGDPAERAAGKLTLKVIRAELARIVAERATDDPNLHFLDGLGLYGPADADELPLPDDLHPDAATHRRIGERFAGLAFSAGGPFAAQVVGGSSRG
- a CDS encoding MetQ/NlpA family ABC transporter substrate-binding protein — protein: MRHRSFAASLAAAGLVLSLAACGGSDSGSAADDTLKVGVSPVPHAEILNYVKDNLAAAEGLKLEVVEFNDYIQPNVALSEKQIGANYFQHIPYLDEEVAAKGYKFTALKPVHIEPLGLYSKKVKTLAEVPAGGVVALPNDPSNSGRALNLLAKNGLITLKDGVGVKATEKDIATNPKNLSFKSLEAAQLPRSLEDTAVSVINGNYAIQTGLQPAKDALALEDGQDNPYANLLVVRTGDENDPRVVKLEKLLHSAEVKKFIADKYQGSVLAAF
- a CDS encoding catalase, whose translation is MAVKRPRKSQPTTPAPAEKDPAGTTPLAGALAPEQGLQSGEFLTTAEGLRIGDTDHSLKAGPRGPSLLEDFHLREKITHFDHERIPERVVHARGAAAHGVFKAYGSAASVTKARFLAEEGKETPVFVRFSTVLGSRGSADTVRDVRGFAVKFYTDEGNVDLVGNNMPVFFIQDGIKFPDIIHAGKPHPDREIPQAQSAHDTFWDFVSLHTEATHHVMWAMSDRGIPRSYRTMEGFGVHTFRLVDADGGTHLVKFHWKPVAGVHSLVWEEAQLAAGTDPDFHRRDLADGIDAGAFFEYELGVQVFPDSDEETFEGIDLLDPTKIVPEELAPVQPLGLLTLNRNPDNYFAETEQVAFHTGHLVPGIEITNDPLMQARMFSYLDTQLTRLGGPNFAQLPINRPHAPVNDNLRDGMHQAVVHRGIAPYLPNSLAGTEGPRPEGGYVQVPRLVEGPKVRANPVSFDDHFSQATMFYASMSGIEKVHLIEAFTFELGKVYEQPIRERMLTVLAEVDTDLCAQVAAGLGLPAPQGTPATDVRPSPALSQITGVPGPIAGRVVGVVAGPGADLAGIAKLRAALTAEGAVLRVISPIGGTLRKGTREEIIERTFLTTRSIEFDALLIAGGAGNLKDIKLTVLLQEAFRHAKAIGAWGDGAEALRTAGIDTGAPGVLLADGMTAAYRKQLTTALGLHRAWERAELVMSS
- a CDS encoding alpha/beta fold hydrolase, which codes for MSPALMTTSQRRLAAAAPRPAQGFVSRRVEVAGLRLHVRSRAAATGRPWVLLHGLAVSHRYLMPTAAALEGGPVHVPDLVGFGLSVKPRPVLDVVGHSRVIAAWLDAEGIGPASVLANSFGCQVAVELAIRRPDLVAALVLVGPTVDPDAPTSAGQAGRWLLDLTREDPRQAALIAADVRDAGIRRVLTTLRLSVRHRIEQRLPLVTQPVLVLRGEHDPIVPPRWARDAGLLAPRGATGEIPGAAHNAVTTAGTEVAARALAFVGGPARPV